A genomic window from Alkalihalobacillus sp. AL-G includes:
- a CDS encoding DinB family protein produces the protein MTIFEEGRGQLLSAIDQIPEGKAHRRISEDSWSIVEVLEHLILIEKVITKNFVKALNQQEDHETPQHPVHLSARPRPVVEAPDYVVPAGRYETIAEAKGALHQSRIKFKAVLENIEDQSILDKRSFPHPIFGEMQLAQWIDFIGYHEQRHRKQIEEILAKAE, from the coding sequence ATGACTATATTTGAAGAGGGAAGGGGTCAACTGCTTTCAGCCATTGATCAAATCCCAGAAGGTAAAGCTCACCGAAGGATATCCGAAGATTCCTGGTCTATTGTTGAGGTGCTCGAACATCTGATATTGATTGAAAAAGTGATTACAAAGAATTTCGTAAAAGCATTGAATCAGCAAGAAGACCATGAAACTCCTCAGCATCCAGTTCATCTTTCGGCTAGACCAAGGCCTGTAGTTGAAGCACCGGATTATGTGGTGCCAGCAGGGAGATACGAAACAATAGCAGAAGCGAAGGGAGCACTTCATCAGTCCAGAATTAAATTTAAAGCTGTTTTAGAAAACATCGAAGACCAATCAATCCTTGATAAACGATCCTTTCCGCATCCGATTTTCGGTGAGATGCAATTGGCTCAATGGATCGATTTTATCGGCTATCATGAACAACGGCACAGAAAACAAATTGAAGAAATTCTAGCAAAAGCAGAGTGA
- a CDS encoding proline dehydrogenase, with protein sequence MENILRNFFLFMGKNRAATKMAKKYGLRFGAGRFVAGASLQSSIEVIKKLNDEELAVTIDHLGEFVDNEQEAREMTDHCIDAVKGIAESNLNSQLSLKLTSMGLDISRETVLSNMKRIMDAAREHNVFITIDMEDETRCQATIDIFKELKSEYDNIGTVLQAYLYRTVEDIQDLDSYNPNLRLVKGAYKESPSVAFPEKSDVDENFKKIIKMHLLNGNYTAVATHDDNMIAFTKEVVKEHNIPKNQFEFQMLYGIRVERQRELRDEGYKMRVYVPYGNDWYGYFMRRLAERPANVAFVLKGVFGK encoded by the coding sequence ATGGAGAATATCTTAAGAAACTTCTTTCTTTTTATGGGGAAAAACAGGGCAGCAACAAAGATGGCTAAAAAATATGGCCTTCGTTTCGGTGCAGGACGTTTCGTAGCGGGTGCTTCGTTACAGAGCTCAATTGAGGTCATTAAAAAGCTGAACGATGAGGAGTTAGCTGTCACAATCGATCATCTGGGCGAATTCGTCGATAACGAACAAGAAGCCAGAGAAATGACTGATCACTGTATTGATGCTGTAAAAGGGATTGCCGAGAGCAATTTGAACTCACAGCTTTCCTTGAAGCTTACATCAATGGGGTTGGATATTAGTCGTGAGACCGTTCTATCTAATATGAAGCGGATCATGGATGCTGCGAGAGAACATAATGTGTTCATCACGATTGATATGGAAGATGAGACGCGCTGCCAGGCAACGATTGATATTTTCAAAGAATTGAAGTCAGAGTATGATAACATCGGGACGGTGCTTCAAGCCTATTTGTATCGAACCGTTGAGGACATACAGGACCTGGATTCATATAATCCGAACCTTCGCCTTGTAAAAGGAGCTTATAAGGAGTCTCCATCCGTTGCCTTTCCTGAAAAGAGTGACGTTGATGAAAACTTCAAGAAGATCATTAAAATGCATTTATTGAATGGGAACTATACGGCTGTTGCAACCCACGACGACAACATGATTGCGTTTACGAAAGAGGTTGTGAAGGAGCATAACATTCCAAAGAATCAATTTGAATTTCAAATGCTATACGGGATTCGTGTAGAACGTCAGCGCGAGCTTCGTGATGAAGGATACAAGATGAGAGTTTACGTCCCATACGGAAACGATTGGTATGGCTACTTTATGCGTCGACTCGCTGAGCGTCCCGCAAACGTTGCGTTTGTGCTAAAAGGTGTATTTGGTAAGTAA
- a CDS encoding helix-turn-helix transcriptional regulator translates to MTIEQITEIISNKLKLIRIEKGYTQDRMAIVLGLSKKTLVQIEKHRNHANWTTIVAICALFRDSEILRTAVGGDPVELVEILAHEGIERPKDRTLGGKVWWKDLKVVNNYRLQQNMISKHFRILDQENHRWYSSFDEDEAHDRLAEFSTSES, encoded by the coding sequence ATGACCATTGAACAAATAACCGAAATCATCTCAAATAAATTGAAGCTGATTCGAATTGAAAAAGGCTATACACAGGACCGGATGGCCATCGTTCTCGGCTTATCCAAAAAAACACTTGTTCAAATCGAAAAGCATCGAAACCATGCAAATTGGACAACGATTGTAGCGATCTGTGCACTTTTTCGTGATAGTGAAATTCTTCGTACTGCAGTTGGTGGAGATCCCGTTGAACTGGTTGAGATTTTAGCGCACGAAGGAATTGAACGCCCGAAAGATCGTACATTGGGTGGGAAGGTTTGGTGGAAGGATCTTAAAGTCGTCAATAATTACCGTTTACAGCAAAATATGATCAGTAAACACTTCCGTATCCTTGATCAAGAAAACCATCGTTGGTACAGCTCCTTTGATGAAGACGAAGCCCACGACCGTTTAGCTGAGTTCTCAACATCGGAATCATAA
- a CDS encoding YusU family protein, whose product MDQKLRDQFDGLLTKYTELLLGEADEDLKEKVQMWALYTYMSKSMAPLVKHWNDEYPDAKEGMKELISEIKERNEQHRKDQQ is encoded by the coding sequence ATGGATCAGAAATTGCGAGACCAATTTGACGGTCTTCTAACTAAATATACAGAATTATTACTCGGTGAGGCTGATGAAGACTTGAAGGAAAAGGTACAGATGTGGGCGCTTTATACATATATGTCAAAATCGATGGCCCCACTCGTGAAGCATTGGAACGATGAATACCCAGATGCGAAAGAGGGGATGAAGGAACTCATTTCCGAGATCAAGGAACGCAATGAACAACACCGCAAGGACCAACAGTAG
- a CDS encoding response regulator transcription factor gives MGIKVLLVDDHLMVRKGLRFFLSTQTEIELVGEASNGEEALEKVCTLKPNVILMDLTMPIMDGIEATKRIKGIDSAVKIIVLTSFSDQDHVVPALQAGADGYQLKDIEPDELVQTIKAVHAGERHLHPAATTQLLNHVSTGSKQTEAERDFNELTPREKEVLRQITLGKNNKEISSELFITEKTVKTHVSNILSKLGLHDRTQAAILAMKNNWFES, from the coding sequence ATGGGGATTAAAGTGTTACTGGTTGATGACCATCTGATGGTGCGGAAGGGGTTACGATTTTTCCTAAGTACACAAACGGAAATCGAGTTGGTTGGGGAAGCTAGTAATGGTGAAGAAGCATTGGAAAAGGTATGTACACTAAAGCCGAATGTCATATTAATGGATCTGACGATGCCGATTATGGATGGGATTGAAGCCACGAAGCGGATCAAGGGGATTGACTCTGCAGTCAAGATTATCGTGCTCACAAGCTTTTCCGATCAGGACCATGTCGTGCCGGCTTTGCAGGCTGGGGCGGATGGCTATCAACTGAAGGATATCGAACCTGATGAACTTGTACAGACGATCAAAGCGGTACATGCGGGTGAAAGACATCTGCACCCTGCAGCTACGACACAGCTTTTGAATCATGTTTCTACCGGCTCGAAACAGACCGAAGCTGAGCGGGATTTCAATGAGTTGACCCCACGGGAAAAGGAAGTTCTACGCCAGATCACACTCGGAAAAAACAACAAGGAAATTTCATCTGAACTCTTTATTACGGAAAAAACGGTAAAAACGCACGTGAGTAATATCTTAAGTAAGCTCGGGCTTCATGACCGGACCCAGGCAGCCATATTAGCAATGAAAAATAATTGGTTTGAATCATGA
- a CDS encoding GAF domain-containing protein codes for MSRVNTLKVIAETLNQSNDLREVLQSVLEKLLEVTGLSTGWIFLIDDEPIYSFVADVNLPPALSWGDKEPMCQGSCWCLEKIWDGRLQKAVNIINCKRIEDAIEHDWGDTKAITHHATVPLIAGGEKFGVLNIAAPEKNEFTEEELDLLQSVAFQIGTAIKRTRLYEAQQERAEQYSKLDEISRAIWKMNDIHLLPQYAVDMIGRVFQLESLSFLIKEENVLALRSIYHGGASKNVHKRYRIEENSSPNDILKCPSFWKDVEQFNLSLDHAFVIPLEIGDEWIGCLVGNDTASHSKSIHPDVLKALGDHLSLVLENARLYERGRELALIEERNRLARDLHDSVNQKLFSLGLTARGLKEYVKGFSDDGTLIESLDEMQSLSKEVVAEMRSMIWQLRPAGLEDGVIVALKKYGESLGLKVIDHIEGVGNIPRLVEETMWRIGQEALNNVHKHARTGRASLHLRRSAERVVFSIQDEGCGFTVVSNGTPTWSFGLSSMKERAEIMGGSLTIESEPDAGTVITVIFPIKKDV; via the coding sequence TTGTCGAGGGTTAATACGTTAAAAGTCATTGCGGAAACATTGAATCAATCAAATGATTTGAGAGAAGTTCTTCAATCAGTCCTTGAGAAGCTTCTGGAGGTCACTGGGCTGTCTACAGGCTGGATTTTCTTAATTGACGATGAGCCGATCTATTCCTTTGTGGCGGATGTCAACCTTCCTCCAGCATTGTCTTGGGGCGATAAGGAGCCAATGTGTCAAGGGAGCTGCTGGTGCCTTGAGAAAATTTGGGACGGACGCCTTCAAAAAGCAGTGAACATCATCAACTGTAAGCGGATTGAGGATGCAATCGAACATGACTGGGGCGATACGAAAGCGATTACGCACCATGCAACGGTACCGTTAATTGCTGGTGGGGAAAAATTCGGTGTCCTGAACATCGCAGCACCTGAGAAAAATGAATTTACAGAAGAGGAGTTGGATTTGTTGCAGTCGGTTGCTTTTCAGATCGGGACTGCAATCAAACGAACACGGCTCTATGAGGCACAACAGGAACGTGCCGAGCAATATTCGAAGCTGGATGAAATCAGCCGTGCGATTTGGAAGATGAACGATATCCACCTTCTCCCCCAATATGCAGTGGATATGATCGGCCGTGTTTTTCAGCTTGAATCTCTAAGCTTTTTAATAAAAGAAGAGAATGTCCTTGCGTTAAGATCGATTTATCATGGCGGAGCTTCTAAAAACGTGCACAAACGTTACAGGATCGAGGAAAACAGCTCTCCAAACGACATACTGAAATGCCCATCCTTCTGGAAAGATGTTGAACAGTTTAACTTATCATTGGATCATGCATTTGTGATACCGCTCGAGATCGGTGACGAATGGATTGGATGCTTGGTCGGAAATGATACAGCTTCCCATTCGAAAAGCATTCATCCAGATGTGTTAAAAGCACTTGGTGACCACTTGTCGCTCGTGCTTGAAAATGCTCGACTTTACGAAAGAGGCAGAGAGTTAGCGCTGATTGAGGAGAGAAACCGGTTGGCCCGCGACCTCCATGATTCCGTAAATCAAAAATTGTTTTCACTTGGCTTGACCGCGAGAGGGTTGAAGGAATATGTAAAGGGATTTTCCGACGATGGGACATTGATCGAATCGCTGGATGAAATGCAATCCCTCTCGAAAGAGGTTGTAGCTGAAATGAGGTCGATGATTTGGCAATTACGCCCTGCTGGGCTAGAGGATGGAGTTATCGTTGCATTGAAAAAATACGGAGAATCCCTTGGCTTGAAAGTCATCGATCACATAGAAGGCGTTGGAAACATACCTCGGCTAGTTGAGGAAACGATGTGGCGTATTGGTCAAGAGGCACTGAACAATGTCCATAAACACGCAAGAACGGGTCGTGCCTCTCTCCATTTAAGACGGTCCGCTGAACGAGTCGTGTTTTCAATTCAGGATGAAGGCTGCGGTTTTACAGTTGTTTCGAATGGTACTCCTACATGGTCATTTGGTTTATCAAGCATGAAGGAACGAGCCGAGATCATGGGAGGTTCCTTGACGATCGAAAGTGAACCAGACGCTGGAACGGTCATTACCGTCATTTTTCCAATAAAAAAGGACGTTTAA
- a CDS encoding copper resistance D family protein yields the protein MIIFFKGVIYVVFSLLLGGLLLESVSKSKKPNVIVPKELLLWSIVLVPILMFMFLLQIIQYLSQSIGYWETFTSVLFTFDIGKAWLGSILIAFVLFLLIKNNELHDNTFYARLGSFLTVVLISSYSFASHAASLYPILGFFAHFFHVVAVSAWIGILFYVAWWSNKRTEWIPFLKWYTPFSIGAVLVLSGGGLLLTEIVAPQYIDSWVLNYGQALLIKHLLLIPVLVYAALHGFFLKKSLQKSGTVNVKRSLQGESIIILVVFGVTGFLSMQTPPHEVWTTLLQNAPSPLFLKWFTGTIDEQTVISFAFASDVLLWAVGAVSMLIFTTFSIIKRWPVWTGVLFGLASSGLAYMAMMSGVS from the coding sequence ATGATCATCTTTTTCAAGGGAGTTATTTATGTCGTATTCTCCCTATTACTTGGCGGGTTATTGCTTGAATCTGTGTCAAAATCAAAGAAACCAAATGTAATTGTACCGAAAGAACTGTTGTTATGGTCGATAGTGTTAGTCCCGATCCTAATGTTCATGTTCCTTTTGCAAATCATCCAATATCTTTCACAAAGTATCGGGTATTGGGAAACGTTCACTTCGGTTTTATTTACATTTGATATTGGGAAGGCTTGGCTTGGGAGTATTTTAATTGCCTTCGTGCTGTTCCTTTTAATTAAAAATAACGAACTACATGACAACACATTTTACGCGAGACTTGGGTCGTTTTTAACGGTCGTATTAATTAGTTCTTATTCGTTTGCAAGTCATGCTGCGTCACTGTATCCAATTCTTGGATTTTTCGCCCATTTTTTTCACGTCGTCGCAGTTTCAGCGTGGATCGGCATCCTTTTTTATGTAGCGTGGTGGTCCAACAAACGAACGGAATGGATTCCATTTTTAAAATGGTATACTCCGTTTTCGATAGGTGCTGTTCTCGTGCTTTCGGGCGGTGGGCTGCTCCTGACGGAAATCGTTGCACCTCAGTACATCGATTCTTGGGTGCTTAATTATGGACAAGCGCTTTTGATCAAGCATCTCTTGTTAATACCAGTACTAGTCTATGCGGCATTGCATGGCTTCTTTTTAAAAAAGTCATTGCAGAAAAGCGGAACAGTAAACGTGAAAAGGTCGCTTCAAGGGGAGTCGATCATCATCCTTGTCGTTTTTGGGGTTACGGGATTTTTATCAATGCAAACACCCCCTCACGAGGTGTGGACAACTCTTCTGCAAAATGCACCTTCTCCACTGTTTTTAAAATGGTTTACTGGAACGATTGATGAGCAAACGGTGATTTCCTTTGCGTTTGCTTCTGATGTTCTTTTGTGGGCTGTTGGGGCAGTATCGATGCTGATTTTCACGACATTCTCAATTATAAAGCGCTGGCCTGTGTGGACGGGTGTCTTGTTCGGACTCGCTTCATCCGGTCTTGCATACATGGCAATGATGTCTGGCGTAAGCTGA
- a CDS encoding copper resistance protein CopC → MFKYLIIIATIISTLIVNPVVSSAHSSLEGSTPADGETVEYSVDVVTLKFNTSIKEGSTLTITSDTGEQVEVSSVSLQDNLMLGQLSKSLLSGTYTVHYEIVGEDSHVVDGEFSFTVKVDSPEKEDEAAEPKEEADKPSTDQQTDDDANNDTAQENPNEQTTNENELSNTVIAIAAVLIVAGIGLVWWMLQKKGSE, encoded by the coding sequence ATGTTTAAATATCTAATAATTATTGCAACCATTATATCAACGCTTATAGTCAATCCTGTTGTGTCGTCCGCCCATTCATCACTTGAGGGATCAACTCCAGCAGATGGAGAAACAGTCGAATATTCAGTTGATGTTGTCACACTGAAATTCAATACATCAATAAAAGAAGGCAGTACACTTACAATCACATCAGACACTGGAGAACAGGTGGAAGTCAGTTCTGTAAGCCTTCAGGACAACCTCATGCTTGGACAACTTTCTAAGTCATTGCTATCGGGAACGTATACGGTGCACTATGAAATTGTTGGTGAGGATAGTCACGTGGTAGACGGAGAGTTTTCATTTACTGTTAAGGTGGATTCTCCTGAAAAAGAGGATGAAGCAGCAGAACCTAAGGAAGAAGCAGATAAGCCATCTACGGATCAACAGACGGATGATGATGCAAACAATGATACTGCACAAGAAAATCCAAACGAACAAACCACTAATGAAAACGAACTTTCGAATACAGTAATTGCGATTGCAGCTGTTCTTATCGTTGCTGGAATTGGCCTTGTCTGGTGGATGCTTCAGAAGAAGGGCTCTGAATGA
- a CDS encoding GNAT family N-acetyltransferase translates to MKEFPKLYTERLVLREITQDDLEAIFMIFSNPDVLTYYGMDPIKSKEEVGDLIQKYRVGFEHGTVYRWAIVREEDNAFLGTCGYHNWHHRYFRSEIGYELSPDYWGMGYMQEAARAILDYGYSELGMHRIGALISPQNKSSIRLVERLGFKNEGLLKDYAYSGGNYHDLSMYAKIKQD, encoded by the coding sequence ATGAAAGAATTTCCTAAGCTTTATACTGAGCGGCTCGTTTTAAGAGAAATAACACAAGATGACCTTGAGGCGATATTCATGATTTTTTCAAATCCTGACGTACTTACTTATTACGGAATGGATCCGATCAAGTCAAAAGAGGAAGTAGGGGACTTGATTCAAAAATATCGTGTCGGCTTTGAACATGGCACGGTATATAGGTGGGCGATTGTCAGAGAGGAAGACAATGCGTTTCTTGGGACATGTGGCTATCATAACTGGCATCATCGTTATTTCAGGTCAGAAATCGGCTATGAGCTTTCACCAGATTATTGGGGGATGGGTTATATGCAAGAGGCAGCTCGGGCGATTTTAGATTATGGGTATTCTGAGCTTGGCATGCATCGCATCGGCGCACTCATTTCACCGCAAAATAAAAGCTCGATCCGGTTGGTTGAAAGACTTGGGTTCAAGAATGAGGGGTTACTAAAAGATTACGCGTACAGTGGCGGGAATTATCATGACCTGAGTATGTATGCGAAAATCAAACAGGATTGA
- a CDS encoding MDR family MFS transporter — translation MEHLALRRKITIMVAVLASMLFAALNQTIIGTAMPKIVADLGGMAYFSWIFTIYMLASSVTAILVGKLSDMYGRKPFILLGLGIFIVASFLCGTAESIFTLIIYRGIQGLAGGMIFSTAFASIGDLFSPRERGRWQGLMSAVFGLASVFGPTMGGYIVDHFAWKWIFWIFLPVGFVAFILILRLFPSVPKKEHGSIDFLGSLFLSTTIIPLLLAFSWAGNEFEWLSVQIIGLFGLSLVSLIVFLYAENRVSNPVLPLDLFRNNVFTISNAIGLLIGMAMFGAIMYMPFFIQGVIGTSATTTGFIMMSMMLSMVVSSTIVGQLITKTGKYKKMAILGLLIMGTGIFSLTTLQVDSTNMDVIYRLIIIGLGLGVSFPIFTITVQNAVAYKHLGVATSSVQLFRQLGGTIGVSIMGAIMNLIMSEKMNAIGVSSPSGKLQELKDPKLLMDPERIEALKQQMPEEQIAIFNQLMSVMKEALSNALSGAFLFGACTMLIALTLVLFLKEVHLKTSNEDDDETKESINIKDENRSPV, via the coding sequence ATGGAACATTTAGCACTTCGCCGGAAAATTACAATTATGGTGGCCGTTCTTGCTTCCATGTTGTTCGCGGCTCTTAATCAAACCATTATAGGAACAGCTATGCCTAAAATTGTTGCAGATTTAGGTGGAATGGCGTATTTTAGCTGGATTTTTACTATATATATGCTTGCCTCAAGTGTGACCGCGATTCTTGTTGGAAAACTATCCGATATGTATGGGCGAAAGCCATTTATCTTGCTTGGTCTCGGAATATTCATAGTAGCAAGCTTCCTATGCGGAACAGCTGAATCAATCTTTACACTCATTATTTATCGTGGAATCCAGGGACTAGCAGGCGGAATGATTTTTTCCACTGCATTCGCTTCGATTGGTGACTTGTTTTCACCTCGTGAACGGGGGAGATGGCAAGGATTGATGAGTGCTGTCTTCGGTCTTGCTAGTGTATTCGGTCCGACGATGGGTGGTTATATTGTGGACCACTTCGCATGGAAATGGATTTTCTGGATCTTTTTACCGGTAGGTTTTGTAGCATTTATATTGATCTTGCGCTTATTCCCTAGTGTGCCGAAAAAGGAGCATGGCTCAATTGATTTCCTTGGTTCACTCTTTTTATCGACGACGATTATCCCGTTATTGCTCGCATTTTCATGGGCAGGAAACGAATTTGAATGGTTGTCTGTTCAAATCATTGGTCTATTTGGTTTATCGCTCGTTTCACTCATTGTGTTCTTATATGCGGAAAACCGTGTTTCAAACCCAGTACTGCCTCTTGATCTATTCCGAAACAATGTATTTACAATCTCGAATGCGATAGGCTTGTTGATCGGTATGGCGATGTTCGGTGCGATCATGTATATGCCATTCTTTATCCAAGGGGTAATCGGGACGTCCGCGACAACAACCGGTTTTATTATGATGTCGATGATGCTGAGTATGGTCGTATCAAGCACGATTGTCGGTCAATTGATTACAAAAACGGGGAAGTACAAGAAGATGGCGATCCTTGGCTTACTCATAATGGGGACCGGAATCTTTTCGTTGACGACATTGCAAGTCGATAGTACAAATATGGATGTTATTTATCGATTAATTATAATCGGCCTCGGGCTTGGGGTCAGCTTTCCGATTTTTACGATTACCGTACAGAATGCTGTCGCTTACAAGCACCTCGGTGTTGCTACTTCCTCTGTTCAGTTGTTTCGACAGCTTGGTGGAACGATCGGGGTTTCTATAATGGGGGCAATCATGAATTTGATCATGTCCGAGAAAATGAACGCAATCGGTGTGTCGTCTCCTTCTGGAAAACTGCAGGAGTTGAAAGACCCTAAATTACTCATGGACCCAGAGAGAATTGAAGCGCTCAAACAACAAATGCCTGAGGAGCAAATCGCTATTTTTAACCAATTGATGTCGGTTATGAAGGAAGCCTTAAGTAATGCGTTAAGCGGTGCCTTCCTGTTCGGGGCATGTACGATGCTTATTGCATTGACCCTCGTCTTGTTTTTAAAAGAGGTTCACCTTAAGACGAGCAATGAGGATGATGATGAAACGAAAGAGTCGATCAATATCAAAGATGAAAACCGATCACCCGTTTAA
- a CDS encoding MarR family winged helix-turn-helix transcriptional regulator, giving the protein MINRQQLILDLEKSFRTVFRMFRRELNDLFQEEITSTEFTYLKFIMEKNQVMTSMLSQEFNVSTSHITAVTDRLVQRELVTRRRAEDDRRVIYLCITEKGQKIVELLEVRKHEYMEEKFQQLSDEEMENLLQLFSKIT; this is encoded by the coding sequence ATGATCAATCGTCAGCAGTTAATACTTGATCTAGAAAAAAGCTTTCGTACGGTATTCCGTATGTTCCGTCGTGAACTCAATGACTTGTTTCAGGAAGAAATCACATCAACGGAATTTACCTACTTAAAGTTTATCATGGAAAAAAATCAAGTCATGACTTCGATGCTTTCTCAAGAATTCAATGTGTCAACAAGCCATATTACTGCTGTAACAGATCGTCTTGTACAGCGTGAGCTCGTAACACGGAGACGGGCAGAGGATGATCGTCGAGTCATATATCTTTGCATTACTGAAAAGGGACAGAAAATCGTTGAGTTACTCGAGGTCCGAAAGCATGAGTATATGGAAGAGAAGTTTCAACAGCTATCAGATGAAGAAATGGAGAATCTGCTTCAATTGTTCTCTAAGATTACTTAA
- a CDS encoding MOSC domain-containing protein, which yields MGSQTINVESIHVGKPKTIREGNNPVKSAIFKQKVVSEKVYLSKLNFDGDEQADKINHGGLDKAICVYSIDHHPYWKTILNKQLGAGAFGENMSVQGVTEEDIYIGDQFRLGEAIVEVSQPRRPCFKLGIKWGEPKLAQYVQETGYSGFYFRVLQEGSVTSGDQLEKIAEHQGKVSIAYMNQIVYHDPENVEATEQLVQIDKLADSWRSGLIKRLDQLKNA from the coding sequence ATGGGGTCACAAACGATTAATGTAGAATCTATTCATGTAGGGAAACCAAAAACGATCCGGGAAGGAAATAATCCTGTAAAGTCAGCAATCTTCAAACAAAAGGTTGTATCTGAAAAAGTCTATTTGTCCAAACTCAATTTTGATGGGGATGAACAAGCGGATAAAATCAACCACGGCGGTCTTGATAAAGCGATTTGCGTCTACTCCATCGACCATCATCCATATTGGAAAACGATACTGAATAAACAGCTTGGTGCAGGTGCATTTGGAGAAAACATGTCCGTTCAAGGAGTGACTGAAGAAGACATTTATATCGGTGACCAGTTTCGGCTCGGTGAAGCAATCGTTGAGGTTTCACAACCTAGAAGACCCTGCTTTAAGCTTGGGATCAAATGGGGTGAACCAAAGCTTGCCCAGTATGTACAAGAAACTGGATATTCTGGATTCTACTTTCGTGTACTTCAAGAGGGATCGGTTACATCTGGCGACCAATTAGAAAAAATAGCTGAACATCAAGGGAAAGTATCAATCGCCTACATGAATCAAATCGTGTACCATGATCCAGAGAATGTAGAAGCAACGGAACAGCTTGTTCAAATAGACAAACTTGCAGATAGCTGGCGCAGCGGACTTATTAAACGCCTAGATCAATTGAAAAATGCTTGA
- a CDS encoding CBS domain-containing protein, which translates to MNISFYLLPKSEVKFLNPESTIRQALEKMSFHKYTSVPLVDDEGKYAGTLTEGDLLWKLKEDLEKEEEYDEVQKVRLTDVPRRVKNIPISINADMEDLITLATDQNFIPITDDNGHFIGIIRRRDIIKYCASVIWEKNEAEKA; encoded by the coding sequence ATGAATATCAGCTTTTACTTACTGCCTAAAAGTGAAGTAAAGTTCTTAAATCCAGAATCCACTATTCGTCAAGCCCTCGAAAAAATGTCGTTTCATAAATACACGTCCGTACCCCTTGTTGATGATGAAGGAAAATATGCTGGCACCTTAACTGAGGGTGATTTGCTATGGAAATTGAAAGAGGATCTTGAAAAGGAAGAAGAGTATGATGAAGTACAAAAAGTCCGCTTAACGGATGTTCCAAGACGGGTTAAAAACATTCCAATATCGATTAATGCTGATATGGAAGACTTGATAACACTTGCAACCGACCAAAACTTCATTCCGATTACAGATGATAATGGGCATTTTATCGGAATCATCCGCCGCAGAGATATCATAAAATACTGTGCAAGCGTCATTTGGGAAAAAAACGAAGCAGAAAAAGCTTGA